A window of Dysidea avara chromosome 1, odDysAvar1.4, whole genome shotgun sequence genomic DNA:
gctacttcctgaaagttgtgtacgcataattatagtgtgtcacccgtcactgtgccattgccgctacaccactgatgaaccttatttagctctagttgatgttgatactttactgtatattggctaacaATTTTTATTtgttgatgttgcctataacGTATTGctacatacaatactgcaataatgtatagttctctcctgtatgttttgtatacataattacgtatactgtgtacacatcactgtgccattaccacgccattgatgtactggcactaagctactggtggcctttagttacgatgccactattgtgttgtatctgtcactactgtgacatattgagttgatttggtgatcgtgccttcaccacctaatagcctcaccagggggctgtcatgttggtgtatgtacttggttgtatgtgacgcagtcctagataataataataataattgttggGTTCGCAAGAAACTGTTTGAAGAGTAGATGTATTGTTTCCTGAAGTAAGCTGCTTTCGAACTACATTAATATTCAAATAAAACAAGCATGTCAAATTGCTAAGCCTTGCTGTTCTATTGTAGcattgactgttatattagagtaccATTTCTGTGACATATATTTTCACAAGCAGTGATTTTGACCAGATTTAGGAAAACCCATTTTTGGGAACATGCAAAAGTTGTAGTGTAGGGAACGGATCTGCCACGAGGTACTCAGTTATCTCTCACGTGATAGTGTGCAATAATCAAGATACAATcatacatatatactgtgtCCTAGTGTTACAATTGTGAGTGTATTAGTGCATGTGCAGTGCTATAGAATAGTTCATAGTTTATGTTCTTACATCCCCCTACCAAGCATGGTTTAGTCCACAGGATAACCATACTGATATCATGACCATTGGGGATCCTCTATCAGGCATTGTGGTGGTCTACAGGTATGCTCTGATCTACGAAGTTCTTGAGGTGGGGTCTGTGGGTACTGTATTGGCGTCTGAGGATCTTGTGACAGTGGTGGTAGAGCTTGGAGGTCTTGGTTGTCATTCGGATATCTTGTTATCTCTTCTGGACGGGGTGGAGTATCTGGATGCGGGTTATTTCTACCTGGTGTGCACAGTGAGGCTGGTGTACGATGTCGTAAAAATCTTCTATTACGTACCAGGACTCGTCCACTCTGACTCTTCACTGAGTATCTGCGGTGGGGACTAACATTGACCACTGTGCCATATATGTCCCAGAGCTTTGTCCAAGGGTTCTGTAGAGCCACAGTGGATCCCAGTTGAATATCTTGGAGTTCTTGGGCATGGCTGTTGTAATATAACACTGTCTGTGCTAAGGTATGTTCTGCTAACTGTTCAGTTTCAAGGGTGCTGCATTGCCACTCCGGTGAAAATGAGCGTCGGTGTGCTGGTAGTGTATCCTGTATAGGTCTACCATACAGTTTCTGTGCAGGAGACTGTCCATTTTTGCGTGATGGTGTGTTTCGGTATTGCAGCAGTGCCCGACACATAACATTTAGTTTCACTGATCTGTTACCCCAGGACGATGCAATGATCTTTTTCATGGACTTTACAGTGGCCTCAACCTTACCATTACTCTGAGGGTAATGTGGTGACGATGTCTTGTGCTCAAATCCCCACTGACTGGCAAAATCATTAAAACACTTAGAAGTGAATTGTGGCCCACCATCTGACCACACTATGTCTGGAACTGCAGTGCGGCAGAATGACTGGGTCAATGATTGGACCAAGTGCTGTGTGGAGGTGTTGTTTCGCATGGGGATAATGTCTGGACAGTCTGTGAGGCAGTCAACCATGATGAGGAATTGCTGTCCACCATAGCTGCTGAAGTCTACAGCAATCTCAAGCAATCTCTTGAAATGGTTGGGATGGTTTTGGTTTAGACATGATGGGCTCTTTGCAGTTGGATGGGAGGCGATCCTGACATTTCTTACATGACAAGATTACATTGTCAATATCGTTGTCGATTCATGGCCAATACAGTGATAATCTGGCTCTTTCTTTTGTTCGCACGGCTCCCTAGTGTGACTCATGGAGGTTGGCTAGCACCTTTTGTCGCATAGATGTTGGTATCAACAAGCGACACCCGTATACAATGAACCCATCATCTATGGTTAGATGCTCTCTAATGTTCCAATAGCGTCTACAAGCCTCTGGCAGCTGATTGCGATGGTCAGGTAAGCCCCGGGTTATTGTGTGGTGCAACTGTTGGTACTCTGAGTCCTTGGTGGCTTCTTCACATAGGTTATGCAGCCAATTGCTGTCGTGCTTATCACATTGAAGGATTCTGATCTCTGTAATTGAGGGCTCTGGGTGGTGTTGGCAGTCATATTCACAAAGGGAGTCATCCCATTGAGGATCCAAAACTGGGTTGCGTGACAGGGCATCAGGTGCGTTATTGCCTTTTCCCTTGATCCACTGAGCGGTAAAGTTGTATGCCATTAGGCGAGACTTGAGTAGTTGAAGCCTGGGATTTTCGATTTCATCTAATCTCCGATTGTTAAGGATAGGCATCAATGGATTGTGGTCAGTTACCACAGAGAAGTGCTGAAGGCCTGCTAGAAATATCTTACACTTTGTGGCTGCCAAGCAACTGCGAGTAACTCTAGCTCAATTATGGCGTACCGAGACTCAGCGTCTGAAAGAAATCGGGATCCTGCTTGGACAAAGGACCACGTGTCTCCATGTCGTTGCTGAAGGACATACCCTAGCCCTTGCCAACTGGCGTCAGTGCTGAGCCTAGTGGGTTTGGTAAGGTCAAAGAAAGCCAAGGTGGACTGAGTGGTGAGGGACTTCTTAGCATCTATGAAGGCTGTATCGTGACAAGGTGACCATATGAATTCATTCTTGGTGCTTATCAGAGATCTGAATGGTGTCAAGAGGGTTGCGACTTCGCTCGTGCTGGAGGACAACTGGTTCACTAGTCCGATGAAGGAGCGAAGTTCTGTTCGGTTGGTTGGTTGGGACAGGGTACTTTGAGATGGCTTCTGTGATGGATGGGTCTATCTGGTAGCCTTGATCGGAGAGCAAGAACCCAGCAAAGGTTGTCTTGGTTTGGAAGAATCTACATTTCTCAGCATTGAGTGCGATGTGTTGATCTGCACAGCgctgaagaaactgtttcacATGTGCAATGTGATCTGTGATGTTGCCATCATAAATGATAAAGTCATCCACCACGCGTCTAAAGCCTGACAATCCCTTGAAAGCTTCAGTCATCTGGCGGTTATAGTGCTCTGATATTGAGGAGATTCCGTAGGGGGCACGAAGGTATTTGAATTTCCCAAATGGTGTGATGAATGTTGTCAGCGGCTGGCTGTGTTGGTCTAGAGGGCATTGGTGGTATCCCTTTAGGGCATCAATGACAGTAAAATATTTTGCATCACTAGCTGCGATATCAGCTACAGCTTGAGCTGGTGTTAGAGACTGATACCTCTCTCGGACCACAAAACGATTAAGGTGGGAGAGATCTACACACATACGAATCTTATCAGAATTCTTCTTGGGAGTAACCACTATGGGAGCACATCACTCTGTGGCCTCCATAACTGGTGTAATAATGCTTTGTGTTTGTAGTAAGTCTAACTCTGCCTGaagttaataataaataccttaggattaaggaagaaaatccatccctcctggaggaagactgagtgtggccccgactagacattgggtgacctgcagttcgattcctggggctggagggatttttttccttactttggccccttttctgttacacctttccagctactgtataagtcattaagtctaagtccttgaaactaggttaggtaatcctaaggctgcagcacatgttgttgtagaccttcagtgctggtcactgtaaagtgttaataataataataataatgaagtttGTCACGATAGGCGAATGGAACTGACCAAGGAGTGTTGACACAGAAAGGCTTGGTATCTGCAGTCAGAGATATATGGAATTCTTCTCCTTCCATTGTCCTAATCCTGCCATCAAATACTGTGGGGTATTCTTGCTTCAAGTCATCCATATTTGGCAGGGGGTTGGTGGCTGTTGTGGATCTCACACTGGGTTCCACAGGGGCAGCTTTGGGGGGTGGTAGGGGATAATGTGGTGGCAGGATTTTCAAGGCCTTGGCAGCCCTCCAAGAAACTATGACCCCACTCATGTGTGGGAAGATGTATACATCTTCTTCATGTTCATTACCAGCTAGCTGAAAGCGAACACTCAACTTCCCAATAGCATGCATACTCTGTCCATTAGCTGTGCGTGGTGTGAATTCTGATGGTAAAAGGTTGTCCCTGTATTCATTGAGTCATGGCAGGACATGCTCACTAGCAGCAGATATGTCTGCCCCTGAATCCGGAAGTACTTGGGTGCGATAGGACCCATGGTATGTATGCAGGTGCACTGTCACGGTTGGTGCCGGGTCCATTGTGGCCACTTGCTTTAGGCTGATGGTGGATAGCCCTGGTGATATCTCATTAGACTCCTGGTCTGGGTCTTCTGCAGTTGCGATGGCTCTAGCAGCTGGTGGTTTCTTGTGCTATTGACGACCATGGCAAACCCTAGCAAAATGGTCAACTTTGAGGCAATAGCGGCATGTCTGCTTGAAAGCTGGGCACTGTGCTCTACCCCCTTGATGTGCTTGTAACCCACATCCTGGGCAAGGTTTCGGAATAATCTGGCTAGTGTGTGGTGGAACCTGTTGTACTTTTAGTTTTGCAGATTGCCTGATGGCTAAGACAGAGTGGTCAGTCATGTCTTTACGTTGGGTTTTCGCTGCTTCTTGTGCACGGCACATTGTAATGGTTGTGTCAAGGGTTAGGATTTGTTGCCTCAGCAGCTGTTCAATAGTGTCACCATCCACAAGCCCTTCGATGATCTGGTCACGGATACTCTTTTGGGAGCATGCAGTGGAACAGAAGTTGCAAGTTTTAGCAAGCTCTCTCAGTGACACTAGATAGTCATCAAAGCTCTCACCCAGTTGCTGCACTCTGCGCCGGAGCCGATGACGCTCCATAGACTCATTAATATGCCCATCAACATGGTGTTTGATTGCTGCAATAACTGCTTCGGCATTATTCCTGTCTTCCTCACTAAGACCGAGGTTATTAAGTACAGTGAGTGTTTCACGTGAAAAACATAGAGTTAATGCTTGTACCTGGGTAGCAGCTGACTCACCACTGAGACCTAACAGGGTCGAGTAGGATGTCCACTGGGCTTTCCACGCCTCAAAGTCAGTGCCACGGTCTACTTGGAGGTCCAGCTTGGGTAGGTCATTTAGCCGGAACACATAGGGCATCTTCGCTGCCGCTAGAGGGGAGTAACGGAAAGAGAATGAACACTAAGGCTGCTATGACGTCACCTTCACGGGTGCCTCTGGCCGGCACCAGGGATTAACTCCAGAGGTTAAAAGACAGGTGGTGACTGTTCCCCTTGTTGTACTGGTTCAATTAGCCACACTAGAACGTAACTGCTCGCAGCGTCATGTAGGGAACAGGTCTGCGACAAGGTTCTCAGTTATCTCTCACGTGATAGTGTGCAATAATCAAAATACAATcatacatatatactgtgtCCTAGTGTTACAATTGTGAGTGTAttagcagcggcggaggaagtagttgatatgagggggggctgggctgacccagacttatttctatagtttggtaaggtaagaccaaaaaaaaaaaaaaaaaaaaaggtcacaaccaaccgacaagagctttccacctcaccagctaccatttctagctgataaactacataaaaatcctttcatagcttgctacacactgactactttattagagtgactgctctattagagtatctcgatctttatcacggttttcagccccactccaagaaagataatttcggtatgatatcattctgaggaggggctaagcccccccctcagcagaccgagggggggctttagccccctagcccccccctttccgccgcctatgcatcccttatttcactacttttattgctgtaTTCTAGTTCATTTCTAGATTAATTTTTGATTGCACCatatagtttgtttacttttttggtTATAACACCACATgcgtaactgttctattagaattaatCGCTGTGGTATagcatgactgctttattagaatattatgATCTTAACTATTTCTCTTGAATGAGATACACAGTAGATCAAGGGATCAAGGGGTGTTGTCACCTTGTCCTATAAACTACAGCCTCATGCCTTTACAAGAGTAGCTAGATGATTAAGGGGGTAGGCACCATGCAATGATTGTTTTAAGGGCTAAGTCACTCTGCTCTGATCATTTGAGGACATAGTCACTAATTATTATGATCCATGCAATTGTTGTAGAAGTGTGGTCACCTTGATACGGTGAGATTGGCATAATCTGATCTAGAGTATGGTTGTCCTGCTCTGCTATCAGTGGCAATCCAATTGTTTCATAAGTGCTCAGGTGCTAAGGTCTACTACTACTGTACTACAACTACTGTATCTATTCCCTCTTACAATACGTAGCACCTATTGGCACTTTGTGACATCTAATTACACTCCTATAAGGAAAGTGCCGATATATAAAAATAGCTCCTCCATAAGGTTCCTAGCATGAAGAAGATGTAATGGAAGTTCAAAGGAAACATAAGGTGCAGAGAGCAGACAATCATCAGAATCAGAAAAGGCATGTCCCACATGTGGGTTTGTTATGATATGGTGGTTATATGTACATTGCACCACTTATCTAGTGATTGTGTTTTGGCAGGTAGGCAGACAAAAAATTGAGTTTTGATGATCTCTTAAAGTTTATTATTCGGCCTTGTGTAAGAATAACAGAAAATTTGACATTAGTAACACTAAGACCCTTTCGGAAAGAATTTTTTCATCGTGGATCCTAGATTTGGATGTGGTGCTTATAGGGGCACCTGTCATTTATTTGGGGGATTTCTACTATGTACGTACAATGTGGTCAAATATAGAAATATGATTAACAACAGTCAGGAAATACTGATACACTGTAATGGAGCAATTTTTTTTGAAAGCATGGTTTAGAACATAATTTCTAAAAAAAAAGCATGATTTTGTAAATTGTTACAGGTAATATAATGTGAGcagaaaattttttttgtacttcGCATATTTCTCATCCCATCAATTTACATGGGCTGTTTCCACTTAGAGGTATTTACAGATATAAAAATTTAACTATTAATATCATCTGTGAATTGTGACATCACCACACTCACCCAAATCTGATATGGCATTGTTGGTTTCATCACTAGCTACTCTAGCAACTTTGCTGTTACCAGTATCATTATACACTGAATGGATCACttcatactgtataataattcCATTGGGTTGGGCAGGAGGTGTCCAAATAACATTAACAATTGGACTAGATAGCGTTACAACTCCAATAATCTCTACATTTCCTGGAACTGTACATTCAATgatataatgtggtgacttcaAATGTGGCAGTAGCCTTCTTACCTGTTTCATTTGATCTGCCAGACACTTCATTACTTGGATCACTAGTTCCTCCTCCATTAGTAGCAGTGACAGTAACAGTGACCAGTTGATAAGGACTTAGTTCTGTGATGTCATAGAACTGCATCTATTATAGAGGAGCATGTGAAGTATTCACCAAACCAAATAAAGTTAATTTTGGTCATTAAGATGAGATTACAGTTTCCCTGCATGCTCACAC
This region includes:
- the LOC136265217 gene encoding uncharacterized protein, producing the protein MVDCLTDCPDIIPMRNNTSTQHLVQSLTQSFCRTAVPDIVWSDGGPQFTSKCFNDFASQWGFEHKTSSPHYPQSNGKVEATVKSMKKIIASSWGNRSVKLNVMCRALLQYRNTPSRKNGQSPAQKLYGRPIQDTLPAHRRSFSPEWQCSTLETEQLAEHTLAQTVLYYNSHAQELQDIQLGSTVALQNPWTKLWDIYGTVVNVSPHRRYSVKSQSGRVLVRNRRFLRHRTPASLCTPGRNNPHPDTPPRPEEITRYPNDNQDLQALPPLSQDPQTPIQYPQTPPQELRRSEHTCRPPQCLIEDPQWS